Genomic DNA from Desulfonema ishimotonii:
ACAGTCATCGTTTTTTACGACCGGGGGATGGTAGCCTTTTGTATTAAATGTTTCGGAGAATTCAAGAACCTCCCGCGGGCAGTATTCAATGCAATAGCCGCAGCCCTTGCACCGGTCTTCGATAATGTGAACAATGCCCCGGGTAACCTGTACCTCATCCGAATCAAGGGGAACCCGCCAGAATTTCATAACCCTTCCTCGTTTTTTTGTATTAGCTCTCTTTCAAGTCTCAAGAGACTACGCTCTTTATATTGATTTATAGAAAAATTCAATAAAAAATTCAGAGATCATTAATTTAAAATATGGATACCCTGTAATTTCTTCAGGGGGTGTCTGGTTTTTTTGTGATTCTGATGCGAGAAAAAAACGATCTGACCGTCGCCCCGTTCATCAGTTTTGAAAATTACCGGCAGATGGCGTTTCACAGATTCCGTTTTTGTATCCGGCGGGTGGCAGGCCTGTTTCTCGGATACCGAATCTGAAAACCACTGTTTTCACGAAAGCACAAATTCATAACAATTTGAAATAAAAGGCTTCACGCCTTTGACAGAATAACAAAAGATGAATGAAACTGATTTTTCATGAAGCCATCAGTTTAACATATTGGTAAAAGAATATATCCTGCAAAGAGCGAGATATAAATCAGATCCGTAACCCGACTCTGGTTTAAAATTCGGAAAAATGGGCCGGACGGATATTTTTTTGCTTGCGCTATCTGAGCATTGATTATAGTAATTATCTTGGATTGAGTGTTTTTTTTAAAAGCCTTTGCATCCGAATTCCAGGGGGTGATAATTCTGCATATACCGTTTCCTTTAGCGCATCATTTCCTGATGAACTCCGCTTCCGGTGATCTTTCCGCACACACGGTGTGATGATTTCCACTTGTTTGTTATGATTCAGAAAACCATGTCTTTTAAATTCAAGTGGTTTTGGCGCTGCATAAACAGATTCCCCGCAAAACTGAAAATCCGGCTCTGTTATACCTGAAATCCTCACAAACGGAATTCTTCAGGAAGTCTCATGTTGAAAAATGATTTACAGGATCATCGGCATTATCTGAAAAAATGGCGGAGGTGTATTTTTTTACGATGAACTCGTAAAGCGTCTGGAAAACCGTCATTTCTGTGAAAGGAAAATTTGCGAAACCATCAATAAACGGAGGATATGATGAGTATTAAGGACGATTTCAGCAGTTCAATGACTGATGAGGTGTTGACCGATATGGCAGGCAAATTTTTCGGTGACCGGAAGGAACTGGAAAACAAGATCGGAATATTTCGCGAATATGCGGAAGCGCTCAGTGAAAAGGCAGCTCAGGTGAACGCCAGGGCCGCTTTTTTAAATTACCTGCTGATGAACCGTGACAATGCGGTTCTGTTTTATGAATCTCTCGGCATAACGCCTTCGGTTTTTCTGATTGCCGGGATCATTTCCGGTGAATTGCTGCCCCCCTTTGTCCCGTCTGCCTTTACGGTCAGGGGCGAGTTTGTCAGATTGGCCGAATGGGCCTATGACCGCTTGCAGAGGACATGTGATGATTATATGAATGGAAACGAAGAATCAGATGGCGAGGATGATGATAAACACGGAGATGTGAATTACAGACTTCTGAGTACCATGTGCGACCTCATTAATCAGGATGTGGATAAAGTCAATGAGGATGTCATGCCCAGTCAGGTTTTGTATTGTTTTAAGCGGTTTAATACTGAGTCGGATATCAAGGAATGTGTTACCGGCGGAGGGACTTTTCTCGGGGATGACTGTTCGCTGAACAGGGAACTGGCCTTTGAGAAGATTGATTTTGATTCGTTCAAATTGAAAAAATACCCGGAAATTCCGCCTCTGTCCCGTGTGAAGAGCAAGATTGAGACCGTGTGTAAAAAGCTTTACGCTCAGAATAAAGAAGAGATCAGATCCATGATGGCCGATTTGAAAGAGAGGTGTAAAACCAGGCTGGCTTAGCTTACAGGTCATACTGACAGGCGTATTCACCAGTTCCCCGAAATTTAAAATATAAAGGAGGATGCCGGATGTTCGTATTTCGAAATAATCTGTTAACCCTGTCTTGTGTTTTATTGATTTGGGGGGCGGTGGGATTTTGCTCCGCAGTGAATGCCGCATCGGTTTTCATCAACGAAATTCATTATGATAATGAAGGAGCGGATACAGGCGAATTTGTTGAAATTGCCGGACCTGCCGGCACAGACCTGACGGGATGGACGCTTGTTTTGTACAATGGAAGCGGAGGCGTTGTATACGACACCATAAATATTACTGATACGATTCCTGATGTGGGAGGCGGTTTTGGCGTTGTTGGGGTAAACCGTAGCGGCATCCAGAACGGCGCGCCCGATGGATTGGCCCTTGTTAACAGTGGTGGGACTCTCATTCAATTTCTCAGTTACGAAGGTTCCTTTACCGCAGCAGACGGGCCTGCAAGTGGGATGGACAGCGTTGATATCGGTGTTGCTGAAGACGGTACAACGCT
This window encodes:
- a CDS encoding 4Fe-4S dicluster domain-containing protein, with the protein product MKFWRVPLDSDEVQVTRGIVHIIEDRCKGCGYCIEYCPREVLEFSETFNTKGYHPPVVKNDDCLNCHYCELLCPEFAIFSVAAMGGLPDLTVSDNREKRE